From the genome of Abyssicoccus albus, one region includes:
- a CDS encoding BrxA/BrxB family bacilliredoxin yields the protein MDFNMFMNDIVEQARTEIEAAGYKQLTSSEEVKDALGQEGTSFVMINSVCGCAGGIARPAAEHVLNYDKLPDHLYTVFAGQDKDATEQAREFFEGYPPSSPSFALLKDGKIAGMVERHQIEGHEITRVMEQIQQLFDEYCKPIA from the coding sequence ATGGATTTTAACATGTTTATGAACGATATCGTTGAACAAGCAAGAACAGAAATTGAAGCTGCAGGCTATAAGCAATTGACTTCAAGTGAAGAAGTCAAAGATGCGTTAGGTCAAGAGGGTACATCATTTGTTATGATTAATTCAGTGTGTGGTTGTGCTGGCGGAATCGCAAGACCTGCTGCTGAGCATGTTTTGAACTATGACAAATTGCCAGATCATCTATATACAGTTTTTGCAGGACAAGACAAAGATGCTACAGAACAAGCAAGAGAATTTTTTGAAGGATATCCACCGTCAAGTCCATCATTTGCATTGCTAAAAGATGGTAAAATTGCAGGAATGGTTGAACGCCATCAAATTGAAGGTCATGAAATTACACGTGTAATGGAACAAATTCAACAGTTATTTGATGAATATTGTAAACCAATTGCATAG